The Novipirellula artificiosorum genome includes a window with the following:
- a CDS encoding hydantoinase/oxoprolinase family protein: MTTLGIDVGGAHLKLADDRGNAHAVGFALWQHPEQLADRLRAAMGGFSNFEAIAVVMTGELADCFVDRAEGVRHIVDHVRVAAAAMGVVRVAFYGVDGRFRDSVCSENDLDLLAAANWHALASFVGHHVCRSGLLIDIGSTTTDIIPIVSGQVVTSALTDYDRLSEGSLVYVGCQRTPVCALCDSLTLRGRVTEVMNEVFSTIDDARIVLGLESEDRDDDTSADGKPRTKEFAANRLARMIGLDRRSVSLEDAEQLAKQVVASAKSRIASAIEVQRVRYPGAVPTMVLSGHGLDLLTLPRDLPTIMLPQRLGSGLSRCAPAYAVATLFET; encoded by the coding sequence GTGACCACTTTGGGAATTGATGTCGGCGGCGCTCATTTGAAGCTGGCGGATGATCGCGGCAACGCCCATGCAGTCGGCTTCGCATTGTGGCAGCATCCCGAACAGTTGGCCGATCGATTGCGGGCAGCGATGGGCGGTTTTTCAAACTTCGAAGCGATTGCGGTCGTCATGACCGGCGAGCTAGCCGATTGCTTTGTCGATCGTGCGGAGGGAGTTCGGCATATTGTCGATCACGTCCGAGTTGCCGCTGCCGCGATGGGAGTGGTCCGAGTTGCTTTTTATGGCGTGGACGGACGTTTTCGGGATTCCGTCTGCAGCGAAAATGATCTGGACTTGTTGGCAGCTGCCAATTGGCACGCGTTGGCCTCCTTCGTCGGGCATCACGTTTGTCGCAGTGGGCTGTTGATCGATATCGGATCCACGACGACCGACATCATCCCGATCGTGAGTGGGCAGGTCGTGACGTCTGCCCTGACCGACTATGACCGATTGAGCGAGGGCTCGTTGGTCTATGTGGGCTGCCAGCGGACCCCGGTCTGTGCCCTCTGTGATTCCTTGACCCTGCGTGGGCGTGTGACTGAGGTGATGAACGAAGTGTTTTCCACGATCGACGATGCTCGCATCGTGCTAGGCCTTGAAAGTGAGGATCGCGATGACGATACGAGTGCGGATGGAAAACCGCGTACCAAGGAGTTTGCCGCGAATCGACTCGCCCGAATGATCGGACTCGATCGGCGAAGTGTTTCGCTTGAGGACGCCGAGCAGCTCGCGAAACAAGTCGTCGCATCTGCGAAGAGCCGGATTGCAAGTGCCATCGAGGTTCAGCGGGTTCGGTACCCTGGGGCGGTGCCGACAATGGTTCTCAGCGGCCACGGTTTGGATCTTTTGACACTACCACGCGACCTTCCCACGATCATGCTGCCACAGCGATTGGGGAGTGGCTTGTCGCGATGTGCGCCTGCTTACGCGGTTGCGACGCTGTTCGAAACGTAG
- a CDS encoding phosphoglycerate kinase, giving the protein MAKKTIDQVDVAGKTVLMRVDFNVPLDDDQSIGDDRRIRMAMPSIKSVIDRGGKLILMSHLGRPKGEGDDSKFSLAPTAKRLAELLGQPVAFASDTVGDDATAKAKALKDGDVLVLENLRFNPGEKKGDSSFAGKLAAMADVYCNDAFGTCHRSDASMVAVPESMAGKPRVVGHLVAKEIEYLSDTISNASRPFVAILGGAKVSDKINVINNLLGICDNVMIGGAMAYTFSLAKGGQVGNSLVEEDKVALAKELIAKGGDTLMLPIDSHCGDDFKSDCNKQVVADGEIPDGWQGLDIGPQTAKKFSEVLKKAKTIVWNGPMGVFEMPPFDEGTKAVAQAVADSDATSIIGGGDSAAAVDQLGFADQVSHVSTGGGASLAMLEGKAFAAVDLLDEA; this is encoded by the coding sequence ATGGCAAAAAAAACAATCGATCAAGTCGACGTTGCTGGCAAAACGGTCCTGATGCGAGTCGACTTCAACGTGCCACTCGACGACGACCAATCCATTGGCGATGATCGCCGCATCCGAATGGCAATGCCAAGCATCAAGAGCGTGATCGATCGCGGCGGGAAGTTGATTCTGATGAGCCATCTGGGCCGTCCCAAGGGCGAAGGCGATGACTCGAAGTTTTCGCTCGCACCGACCGCCAAGCGGCTTGCGGAACTCCTCGGTCAACCTGTCGCCTTCGCGTCCGATACCGTCGGGGACGATGCAACCGCGAAAGCGAAAGCGTTGAAAGATGGTGATGTGTTGGTGCTTGAGAACCTGCGTTTCAATCCAGGGGAGAAGAAGGGCGACAGCAGCTTTGCTGGCAAACTCGCTGCGATGGCCGATGTCTACTGCAACGACGCCTTTGGCACCTGCCACCGAAGCGATGCGTCAATGGTAGCGGTCCCCGAATCCATGGCGGGCAAGCCCCGTGTCGTCGGTCACTTGGTCGCAAAAGAGATCGAATACCTGAGCGACACGATCAGCAACGCGTCACGGCCCTTTGTCGCAATCCTCGGCGGTGCCAAGGTCAGCGATAAGATCAACGTGATCAACAACCTGCTCGGCATCTGCGACAACGTCATGATCGGCGGCGCGATGGCATACACGTTTTCGCTAGCCAAGGGCGGTCAGGTCGGCAACAGCCTCGTCGAGGAAGATAAAGTCGCCCTTGCAAAAGAGTTGATTGCCAAGGGAGGTGACACCTTGATGTTGCCGATCGACTCCCACTGCGGTGATGATTTCAAGAGCGACTGCAACAAACAAGTCGTCGCCGATGGCGAGATTCCCGATGGATGGCAAGGACTCGATATCGGTCCACAAACCGCCAAGAAGTTTTCCGAAGTGCTGAAGAAGGCCAAAACCATCGTCTGGAATGGCCCGATGGGCGTTTTCGAGATGCCTCCGTTCGACGAAGGAACCAAAGCCGTCGCTCAAGCCGTTGCCGACAGTGATGCAACCAGCATCATCGGAGGCGGCGATAGTGCAGCGGCCGTCGATCAGCTCGGGTTTGCCGACCAAGTCAGCCATGTCAGCACCGGTGGTGGCGCGAGTTTGGCAATGCTCGAAGGCAAAGCATTCGCCGCCGTCGATCTACTTGACGAAGCCTAA
- a CDS encoding Gfo/Idh/MocA family protein produces the protein MSDSSKPLRMGMVGLGFGAEFIPIYQQHPDAEVTAICRRNSEELNKVGDQFGIAKRYCSFENLIADPAIDAVHINSPIPDHAWMSLKALEAGKHVMCTVPMATSLEECEQIVEKVDETGLKYMMAETVVYSREFLFIKQMYESGELGKIQHLAASHPQDMDGWPSYWEKMIPMHYATHVVSPCLGLTNGLAEYVSCFGSGTVRDDIAAKSGNRFAVESCHIKIQDSDLTAHIWRFLYDVARQYRESFDVYGTKKSFEWTLVEKEPHVIHTAKKPEPEIPEKVEVPDFAHLLPEPIRRFTLPQEIHDAEHLSFVQGGGHGGSHPHLVHEFVSAVRGDRSPRPDAVTSANWTCVGICAHESAIKGGEIVRLPEFTLQR, from the coding sequence ATGTCAGACTCGTCAAAACCACTTCGTATGGGCATGGTCGGACTGGGTTTCGGAGCGGAGTTCATTCCGATTTACCAGCAGCATCCTGACGCAGAAGTCACCGCAATCTGTCGCCGTAACTCAGAGGAACTCAACAAGGTGGGTGATCAATTTGGGATCGCCAAACGCTACTGCAGCTTCGAAAACCTGATCGCGGATCCTGCCATTGATGCGGTTCACATCAATTCTCCCATCCCTGACCACGCCTGGATGTCGCTTAAAGCACTCGAGGCCGGCAAGCATGTGATGTGTACGGTCCCGATGGCAACCAGCCTCGAAGAGTGCGAACAAATCGTGGAAAAGGTCGACGAGACGGGTTTGAAGTACATGATGGCCGAGACGGTCGTTTACAGTCGCGAGTTCTTGTTCATCAAACAAATGTACGAGTCGGGTGAACTGGGGAAAATTCAGCATCTTGCGGCTTCGCATCCGCAAGACATGGATGGTTGGCCATCGTATTGGGAGAAGATGATTCCCATGCACTACGCCACTCACGTGGTCAGCCCGTGCCTCGGCCTGACCAACGGATTGGCCGAATACGTCAGTTGCTTTGGATCGGGCACCGTTCGCGATGACATTGCGGCAAAGTCCGGCAATCGCTTCGCTGTCGAGAGCTGCCACATCAAAATCCAAGACAGTGATTTGACGGCTCATATCTGGCGATTCCTGTATGATGTTGCTCGCCAATACCGCGAAAGCTTCGATGTCTACGGCACCAAGAAGAGCTTTGAATGGACGCTGGTGGAAAAGGAACCGCATGTGATTCATACGGCCAAGAAACCGGAGCCCGAGATTCCCGAGAAGGTGGAAGTGCCTGACTTCGCCCATCTGTTGCCCGAACCGATCCGCCGTTTTACGTTGCCGCAAGAGATCCATGACGCCGAACATTTGTCCTTCGTCCAAGGTGGCGGTCACGGTGGATCGCATCCTCATCTGGTGCATGAGTTTGTCAGCGCGGTGCGCGGTGACCGCAGCCCTCGGCCCGACGCGGTCACCAGCGCCAACTGGACCTGCGTCGGTATTTGCGCTCATGAATCCGCGATCAAGGGCGGCGAGATCGTGCGGCTTCCTGAATTCACACTCCAGCGATAG
- a CDS encoding MGH1-like glycoside hydrolase domain-containing protein, with product MTAEDERLRQSEDRAQNWQRWGPYLSERQWGTVREDYSNGGDATWSYFPHDHARSRAYRWGEDGLLGVCDRECRLCFSVGLWNGRDPILKERLFGVTGPEGNHGEDAKECYYYLDSTPTHSYMKALYKYPQGRFPYEELVDVSRGRDRTEPEYELTDTTAFDQSRYFDVQAEYAKSSPDDLLIRLTLINRGPQAAVLHVLPQLYFRNTWTWQCSDEGCCTRPSMRLVDNVVQTDHETLERHWIACDAVGSDDGWSWLFTDNETNTALHPGLPSESDYFKDALNNHIVLGDTRSVNPEHRGTKCGAYGLLMLAAGETREVRLRLAHVDSPIIKQRSQGDPKRFAETAFDESFDQCMDQRIREADEFYASRIPDSLSAERKTISRQAYAGLLWTKQFYHYSVRTWLDGDPNGVETSELRRFGRNSDWRHLFNRDIISMPDKWEYPWYAAWDLAFHMVPMAAVDVNFAKDQMLLFLREWYMHPNGQIPAYEWHLSDVNPPVHAWGVWQVYKASGPPLQRDKVFLARAFQKLLINFTWWVNRKDPRGKNIFAGGFLGLDNIGVFDRSKPLPQGHLEQADGTAWMAFYCGTMLRMAIELAEDHLAYCDMASKFFEHYVTIAEAMNSIDGSGLWDEEDGFYYDHLYVDGTSIPMRVRSLVGLVPLMTGVILEEPVIEKLPGFVKRMRWFLENRGDLSTHMTYMERENVTAGALCHRLLAIPAEDRFRRLLSVMLDEKEFLSPFGIRSMSAIHREKPFVFDFGGQRHEVRYIPGESDSGMFGGNSNWRGPVWFPMNFLLIQSLKRYHVFYGEDFRVECPTGSGNQMNLLEVARELERRLVTIFESGKEGKRPVNGEETRYANDPAWKDLILFYEYFHADSGKGLGASHQTGWTALVASMLRNHAAADKWQPIPAARKR from the coding sequence ATGACTGCTGAAGACGAACGCTTGCGTCAGAGCGAAGACCGTGCTCAGAATTGGCAGCGTTGGGGGCCCTATTTGTCCGAGCGACAATGGGGCACCGTCCGGGAGGACTACAGCAACGGTGGGGATGCGACTTGGAGCTACTTTCCGCATGATCACGCTCGTAGTCGCGCCTATCGCTGGGGAGAAGACGGGCTGCTCGGCGTTTGTGATCGCGAATGCAGGCTGTGCTTTTCGGTCGGACTTTGGAATGGGCGTGACCCGATCCTCAAAGAACGTCTGTTCGGCGTGACCGGTCCCGAGGGCAATCATGGCGAAGATGCAAAAGAGTGCTACTACTACCTCGATAGCACACCGACGCACAGCTACATGAAGGCCCTCTACAAGTACCCGCAAGGACGCTTTCCGTATGAAGAGCTTGTCGACGTGTCGCGTGGTCGCGATCGAACGGAGCCTGAATACGAACTGACCGATACGACCGCGTTCGATCAATCTCGCTACTTTGACGTCCAAGCCGAGTACGCAAAGTCGTCCCCCGACGATCTACTGATTCGATTGACCCTGATCAATCGTGGACCTCAAGCCGCTGTGCTGCATGTGTTGCCGCAGCTCTACTTTCGTAACACATGGACGTGGCAATGCAGCGACGAAGGTTGCTGCACACGGCCCTCGATGCGGTTGGTCGACAACGTCGTCCAAACAGACCACGAAACGCTCGAGCGTCATTGGATTGCTTGCGATGCGGTTGGAAGCGATGACGGATGGTCATGGCTGTTCACCGACAACGAAACCAACACCGCACTACACCCTGGATTGCCCAGCGAATCCGACTACTTCAAGGACGCACTCAACAACCACATCGTGCTTGGTGATACGAGGTCGGTCAACCCCGAGCATCGCGGAACCAAATGTGGAGCCTATGGATTGTTGATGCTTGCAGCGGGCGAGACAAGGGAAGTTCGACTTCGGCTGGCCCACGTGGACTCACCGATCATCAAACAGCGCAGCCAGGGCGATCCGAAACGGTTTGCAGAGACAGCGTTTGACGAGTCCTTCGACCAATGCATGGATCAACGCATTCGGGAGGCGGATGAGTTCTATGCTTCGCGGATTCCTGATTCGCTGTCGGCGGAACGCAAAACCATTTCACGGCAAGCCTACGCCGGGCTACTTTGGACCAAGCAGTTCTATCATTACTCCGTTCGCACCTGGCTTGACGGGGATCCAAACGGTGTGGAAACCAGTGAGTTGCGCCGATTCGGTCGCAACAGTGATTGGCGCCATCTGTTTAATCGCGACATCATTTCGATGCCGGATAAATGGGAATACCCGTGGTATGCGGCTTGGGACTTAGCGTTTCACATGGTGCCCATGGCCGCCGTCGATGTGAACTTTGCAAAAGATCAAATGCTGCTGTTCCTGCGTGAATGGTACATGCACCCCAATGGTCAAATCCCCGCGTACGAATGGCACCTTAGTGATGTCAATCCACCGGTACACGCGTGGGGCGTCTGGCAGGTCTACAAAGCCAGCGGACCGCCTCTACAACGGGACAAGGTGTTTCTGGCTCGAGCCTTCCAGAAATTGCTGATCAACTTCACCTGGTGGGTCAACCGCAAAGACCCGCGAGGCAAGAATATTTTTGCGGGTGGATTCTTGGGACTCGATAACATCGGTGTCTTTGATCGCAGCAAACCGTTGCCGCAAGGCCACCTGGAACAAGCAGACGGCACTGCATGGATGGCATTTTACTGCGGCACGATGCTACGGATGGCGATCGAGCTTGCCGAAGACCATCTGGCCTATTGCGACATGGCGAGCAAGTTTTTCGAGCACTACGTCACGATTGCGGAGGCCATGAATTCGATCGATGGTTCGGGGCTTTGGGACGAAGAGGACGGTTTCTACTATGATCACCTTTATGTCGATGGAACATCGATCCCCATGCGTGTTCGCTCGTTGGTCGGTTTGGTGCCGCTCATGACGGGCGTCATCCTTGAGGAACCGGTGATCGAGAAGCTACCAGGATTCGTGAAACGGATGAGATGGTTTCTCGAAAATCGTGGCGACCTTAGCACGCACATGACCTACATGGAACGAGAAAACGTGACCGCCGGTGCGCTCTGTCATCGGCTGCTGGCCATCCCCGCTGAAGATCGATTTCGTCGACTCCTTTCGGTGATGCTCGATGAAAAGGAATTCTTGTCCCCCTTCGGCATCCGTAGCATGTCGGCCATCCATCGCGAAAAACCCTTCGTGTTTGACTTTGGTGGCCAACGCCACGAGGTCCGATACATTCCCGGTGAAAGCGACAGTGGTATGTTTGGAGGCAACAGCAACTGGCGCGGCCCCGTCTGGTTCCCGATGAACTTCCTGCTGATCCAATCCCTCAAACGTTACCATGTGTTCTATGGCGAAGACTTTCGCGTCGAGTGTCCAACCGGCAGCGGCAATCAGATGAATTTACTCGAAGTGGCACGCGAATTGGAACGACGTCTGGTCACCATTTTCGAGTCCGGGAAAGAGGGAAAACGGCCCGTCAACGGTGAAGAAACCCGCTATGCGAACGATCCAGCATGGAAGGATCTGATTTTGTTCTATGAGTATTTCCATGCGGACAGCGGCAAAGGGCTTGGGGCATCCCATCAAACCGGCTGGACGGCTTTGGTTGCCAGCATGCTGAGAAACCACGCCGCTGCAGACAAATGGCAACCGATACCCGCAGCTCGAAAGAGATGA